One genomic segment of Nerophis lumbriciformis linkage group LG20, RoL_Nlum_v2.1, whole genome shotgun sequence includes these proteins:
- the dab2ipa gene encoding disabled homolog 2-interacting protein isoform X3: MRRLRCGSQESLLGAGGVASLELKMDQSVIIKPVHPSLLGQDFCFEVTTSTGTKCFSCRSAAERDKWMENLRRAVQPNKDNSRRVENLLTLWVIEAKDLPAKKRYFCEVCLDDSLYARTSCKMKTDNIFWGERFDFMSVAAVGAVTLHIYKDTDRKRKKDKSSYVGLVNIPVVTVTGRQLLEKWYAVSMPSTIRAKSSVPTVRVKARYQSVVILPMEQYKEFAEFISANYLLLCNTLEASMGLRAKEELAAVLVHILHSTGKAKDFLTDLMMSEVDRYRDNDQLIFRENTLATKSIEEYLKLIGQKYLQDALGEFIKALYESDENCEVDLSRCVTSDLAEHQANLRMCCELAFCKILDSYRVFPRELKEVFASWRQECGNRGRPDISERLISASLFLRFLCPAVMSPSLFDLMQGYPDERTARTLTLIAKVIQTLANFSKFGLKEEYMLFMNDFVERQWSSMQRFLQEISHPDGLNHTAGFDGYIDLGRELSTLHTLLADLDQSCLSKLSPLPRILRDVSAALANPGGGAYPGKVSSSSPELQRLVSPPPLSPPLSPPLAACNPSLGQQCGVGADGGLVDFTRLPSPTPENKDLFFVTKGSSLQPASGLRGSPAPSSSYSEPNDEAAFDHANGGRREGPEMTMESRSLSLVDLQDSSPGDAHDESQWQRRAGLLPLSFQNPVYHMSSRPPEAAPPDGPVTSQGNADDRPAAPAKPVFLTQMSVGVAGGERGDRMSAMSSSSSGEEYSRRALSETLPGNSAPPRQNSSGPQRRIDQPPPPSSAPPGPPRGRTPPSMLGGGGGGGGSAYPPRPASGSMMSSSPDWPSSGHSRLRQASSSSKGDSPEKQRPATKAPSPCALDRTAAWLLNMNSASSYAETEDERHDDALVERYQQDIALLQEKLRVAALRQEECESRLLVQDQQNQRLLQEYQARLEDTESRLRRMQDDKDLQMNSIISSRLMAVEEELKKDHSDMQAVVDSKQKIIEAQEKRISSLDATNGRLMAALTQMKERYGVTSQRNGLSPSNTSSLQITENGEFRNSGNC, translated from the exons ATGCGGCGTCTGCGTTGCGGCAGCCAGGAGTCACTCTTAGGcgcagggggcgtggcctctttGGAGCTGAAGATGGACCAATCGGTGATCATCAAGCCAGTCCATCCGTCCCTGCTGGGCCAGGACTTCTGCTTTGAG GTAACCACCTCCACGGGGACCAAGTGCTTCTCCTGTCGCTCGGCGGCGGAGCGAGACAAGTGGATGGAGAACCTGAGGCGAGCGGTGCAGCCCAACAAAGACAACAGCAGACGGGTGGAGAACCTCCTCACGCTGTGGGTGATCGAGGCCAAGGACCTGCCTGCCAAGAAGAG GTACTTCTGCGAGGTGTGCCTGGACGACAGTCTGTACGCCCGCACGTCGTGCAAGATGAAGACGGACAACATCTTCTGGGGCGAGCGCTTCGACTTCATGAGCGTGGCGGCCGTGGGCGCCGTGACGCTGCACATCTACAAGGACACGGACAGGAAGAGGAAGAAGGACAAGAGCAGCTACGTGGGCCTGGTCAACATCCCCGTCGTCACGGTGACGGGAAGACAGCTGCTGGAGAAGTGGTACGCAGTGAGCATGCCCAGTACCATCAGAG CCAAGTCGAGCGTGCCGACGGTGCGGGTGAAGGCTCGCTACCAGAGCGTGGTGATCCTGCCCATGGAGCAGTACAAGGAGTTTGCAGAGTTCATCAGTGCCAACTACCTGCTGCTCTGCAACACTCTAGAAGCTTCCATGGGCCTGAGGGCCAAAGAGGAGCTGGCTGCGGTGCTGGTCCACATCCTGCACAGCACCGGCAAGGCCAAG GACTTCTTGACAGACTTGATGATGTCAGAGGTGGACCGTTACCGTGACAACGATCAGCTGATCTTCAGAGAAAACACCCTAGCAACCAAAAGCATCGAAGAATACTTGAAGCTGATTGGACAGAAGTACCTGCAGGATGCACTGG GTGAGTTCATCAAGGCTCTGTACGAGTCAGACGAGAACTGCGAGGTGGACTTGTCTCGCTGCGTGACCTCGGACTTGGCGGAGCACCAGGCCAACCTGAGGATGTGCTGTGAACTGGCCTTCTGCAAGATCCTGGACTCTTACag AGTGTTCCCCCGGGAGCTGAAGGAGGTGTTTGCGTCATGGCGACAGGAGTGCGGTAACCGGGGGCGACCGGACATCAGCGAGCGCCTCATCAGCGCCTCGCTCTTCCTGCGCTTCCTGTGTCCGGCGGTGATGTCGCCCTCGCTCTTTGACCTCATGCAAGGCTACCCGGACGAGCGCACGGCCCGCACGCTGACGCTCATCGCCAAGGTCATCCAGACCCTCGCCAACTTCAGCAA GTTCGGCTTGAAGGAGGAGTACATGCTGTTCATGAACGACTTTGTGGAGCGTCAGTGGAGCAGCATGCAGCGTTTCCTGCAGGAGATCTCACACCCTGATGGACTCAACCACACCGCCGGCTTTGATGGCTACATAGACCTGGGCAGGGAACTGTCCACTCTGCACACCCTGCTCGCTGACCTGGACCAG TCGTGTCTGTCAAAGCTCAGTCCACTTCCACGGATCCTAAGAGACGTGTCTGCAGCGCTGGCCAACCCAGGGGGCGGAGCTTATCCCGGCAAAGTATCGTCGTCCTCTCCAGAGCTCCAGCGCCTGGTGTCTCCTCCCCCTTTGTCTCCGCCCCTTTCTCCTCCTCTGGCAGCCTGCAATCCCTCACTTGGCCAGCAGTGTGGGGTCGGAGCGGATGGGGG gctgGTGGACTTCACCAGGCTTCCTTCGCCGACTCCGGAGAACAAAGATTTATTCTTCGTCACCAAAGGTTCCAGTCTGCAGCCGGCGTCAG GCCTGCGCGGCTCTCCAGCGCCCAGCTCCTCCTACTCGGAGCCCAACGACGAGGCGGCGTTTGACCACGCCAACGGGGGCAGGAGGGAGGGGCCAGAGATGACGATGGAGAGTCGCAGCCTGTCTCTGGTCGACCTGCAAGACTCCTCCCCCGGCGACGCCCACGACGAGAGCCAATGGCAGCGCAGGGCGGGGCTCCTGCCTCTGTCCTTCCAGAACCCCGTCTACCACATGTCGTCGCGGCCGCCCGAGGCCGCGCCCCCCGACGGCCCGGTGACTTCGCAGGGCAACGCCGACGACCGACCCGCGGCGCCCGCCAAGCCGGTCTTCCTCACCCAGATGTCGGTGGGCGTGGCCGGCGGCGAGCGAGGGGATCGGATGTCGGCCATGTCCAGCAGCAGCAGCGGGGAAGAATATTCCAGAAGAGCGCTCTCCGAAACACTTCCAG GTAACTCCGCCCCTCCCCGTCAAAACTCTTCCGGTCCTCAGCGACGCATCGACCAACCTCCTCCCCCCTCCTCCGCTCCCCCGGGCCCACCTCGGGGACGCACGCCTCCCAGCATgctcggcggcggcggcggcggcggaggctccgcctaCCCTCCTCGCCCCGCCTCCGGCAGCATGATGTCATCGAGTCCCGATTGGCCGAGCAGCGGACATTCGCGACTGCGTCAGGCCTCCTCCTCGTCCAAAGGCGACAGTCCTGAGAAACAGCGGCCCGCCACCAAG GCTCCGTCTCCATGTGCCTTGGATCGCACCGCCGCCTGGTTACTCAACATGAACTCCGCCTCGTCCTACGCCGAGACGGAAGATGAGCGTCACGACGACGCCCTCGTTGAAAGG taccaGCAGGACATCGCACTGCTGCAGGAGAAACTGCGCGTGGCGGCGCTGCGTCAGGAGGAGTGCGAGTCCCGCCTCCTTGTTCAGGACCAGCAGAACCAGCGTCTGCTGCAGGAATACCAG gcccGGCTGGAGGACACAGAGAGTCGACTGAGGAGGATGCAGGATGATAAAGATCTCCAGATGAACAGTATCATCAGCAG CAGGTTGATGGCGGTGGAAGAGGAGCTGAAGAAAGATCATTCTGACATGCAGGCGGTGGTGGACTCCAAACAGAAGATCATTGAGGCCCAG